aattataattattatacttacgaaaataatatttattataaacctAATTTCgttaaaattataaatattattatttataatactatgtttaactttaatattccGTATAAACGTAAACTACttaataataacttttaaACCTTTATATTTAGCCCtctaataattatatttacgcgtaaaatatatatagaaCTATAATTAGcgtttaataaagttatatatcTGAAGCTTACCAATACAAAGCGCGTCGCGTATACGTAATAATTAGTTAACTATATCTTTTACACTACATAATTTTAATAAAGaagcttatatatatatagcttataatatattaaataataatatcTTTTTCGGATTAAGTAAGCTTCTTCGATTTAGGTATAGTATGGCGTTATATAGGCCAGCAATTTCGCCGACGCCTTAAAGTTTCACAATCGGCTCTATAGATCTTAACTTCGGCTCGTTCGCTTAGATTCTTATCGTTTTAAAGCACTTGGAGGGCTAAAACTATATAGGCTTTATTTAAATTAGAAGGCATTTTGGATGGTTAATGAAATTGTTATTAAGTGCGAAGGTGTCATGTTACGAAGGACGTGGGTCACTCGCTTATATGGGTtactcgcttataatatacgttattCTGAATCATAATTTTTATTTCTCTATTATTTTTTGTtattattaaactttatagtttaatttttataatatcaTAATTCTcatttttaaataaaaactaTTAAAGGCTATGCCTCATACAGCCTGTAggtgtcacggttttggtAGAAGGTGGAGAACTGGCGGACCAATAAGAACTGCACCGGGAGGGTGAGCGGGGCTTACGGTCCAGTGGCCAGGACGGACTAATGAAATCGGGACCAGGGATTGCGACGGGGttcacggtccacggtccacggtccccaggtctatatatacggaggaactagatGGGTAGcagatagttccgcagtatgcaattcaagtcaCATTCGTTGGTATAAAGACTcttgtgattgagacaagccatttgctgtgcactgtttagctgcaccggACCAAGATTGTCTAGAAACGCCTTCgactagtatccctttcagaggttaTGGATACGGGTTCGTCACAATAgaattataatttaatagtgaaaaaaaagggaggaaaTAGACTATTAAGAGATGTCATTAACTTATAGTAAAGACACTGCGGATTATCTACAGTGCTCGTTGCACTACTCCCACGACTCCCCCGGAGCAAAGAAAGTTAAAAATGCGAGGCAGAACCAGTCGTCTCCATGTCTCTGGCTCTGATCATCCAATTCTTTGGTGATTCACCATCCCTATGCCACGGTTTCTCGTGACATGGCAGAGAGATATCCATCAACAAGGCAAACAAGGGGTTTGTCAAAAACCCTCTCACTGGATCCCGATGACAGTGTTCAAAAGGTCTCTTGATACCTCCTTGCCTGAGCAGAAGGTTGATATTTGACAGCCAGAGACCAGAAGAAACAATAGAGAGAGGCGACACCAGCATCCCTCGAAAGTTTACCTGCTCTATaagcctcaccaccggcacaTTTTTGATCAATTCAAGTAGCAGGAATGGTGAGCGCTCATTAAGTCTCCCACAATGATAAACTAGGTACGGGAGGTAATCCGCCTCGGGGTCCATCACTCGTGTCAGCATTCTGACGTGGAAGGAATTTCGAGCATGCGCTAGCAGGTAGCCCCAAATCTCTTCCAGGGGACTCTCGTCAGATCGCTGGAGATAAGAGTGCAGGACGAAAAGCCCTTGAACCCTGTAGTCCTCAACGCCACCAATCTGGCTTTGCGGTACAGCCAGTCAGGCTCTTGCTTGAAGCAGGTCTCGTTGCAACACTTGATCAGCGATCGAAGACAACTTACTGCATCGAATTTTAAACagagctccagcagcaggtgcGTACCCATAGTGTGATGCAAACGGTCGTTTTTGCCGTCCAAAGCATCGCGGTACATGAGTAGCCCGTTGATAGacttctcggcctccttgtcAGTGAAGTCTCCGATGCCGAAAAGATACTCAAGCCAATCTTCCCGATCACTTTTGATCGCTTGATTGACGAGGCTGTCATCGTATTCAAAGGGAACATCCGTGACATTGGGACGGGTGCGCTCGATGTCAATGATCCTGGCCATGTGTTTGTTGGCGAGAGCCAGATTGAGCTGATCTTCGGCTGACAAATAATGGGATCGGAGCAGAAGCCGGATGATGTGTTGAGCTTGCTGGGAGGAACCCAATGTACCGGTTGTCAGCATTGACTCGGTGTTGATGGCCATACTGACCAGATGAGGCAGGTATATGAGATAATATAGCGTTGATGGTGTTCTGGTGCTTTGTTGGTATGTGTGTATTGATGATAAATGAAGTTGGATGGCCTAGAAGTAAGGTCTGAAGCTGGGAGGTGGATTTCTATTACTGAAATATGCTTCTACCGATAGCATTGTTAAGTCACAAGTCCTTTCTTCATCCTGAAAGACACATGTGGCTTGTTTCCGTAATGGATACCCAGTTTTAGAAAATGCAAATAACAGCAAGACAGTCCTGTAGGTAGAATTGTATGTCTTTGTTGTTTCTACACAATAACTTTGTCCCCGGCTATAGACATGTCTTTTTTCTAAAACAAAGATTTGATGGCCAACAGAAACAGCGCCTGTTCCCAGCCAtgcccaaaacaccaagctGGCCAGGTTCTGTACAAAATGATATTCCGACAGGCATAATATATGCGCCGCTCGATCCATCTTTGATCAAGCAAGCcggtcatcttcttcaacccgACTTGCCACGCAAGAGAGCCGTTGCAAGGGTTGCAGGCTGTTCCAAGATGACAGCTGGACCAGCAATGACCGACTCCTTTGTGGGCGCCCCCTGTCGATCCGCAACGCACGCAACGATGACCCCCTTGGTCTCAAAGTTGCGAGGGATAGTCACCCAGATCTCCTCGCGGGGCCAGTGACGCGTGTTAATGGGAACACTGATACTGGCCGTTGCATGAAAGAACACGGCATAATACTGGATGCGCTTGTTGAAGTAGGGCTGGTTACGTGGGTCGTCAAAGTGCAGACTGATCCTCGAGCCTGGCGTCAGACTCACAGTGTCCTTCCCAGCCGAAAGGGCCGGCAGCCGTTGTCGGTTGTGGGGAAATTCCGGGTTCTCACGAGGACAGCTTCCAGGGACAATGAATGCATTGGTGGAGTCCAGAATTTCACCGGCGAAAGGGAAGATGGTGTCGGATGGACCGCCGAATGGATCTGCCTTCCAAATGTCCAGCAGCGCCCACACCTCGTGGCGGGTCTCAACCTCGGCGATGGCCAACATGGCTCCTTTGTTGAAGTCGAGCTTGGGAAGCTGCACCAGACCCGTAAGGAAGGCCATGCTGGAAATCTCAAGTACAGTCATCAGCGCCATATACCCAACGGGCTCAGTAAAGGGGAACCGGTATTGGCAACGACCGGGCTTGATGGAGGTCGGCGAGATTTGGTTCTGGAAGATGCGCAGATGGCCGGCCTCGTTATTGCGGATCTCCATCAGGCGCCTGTACGTGGTGTTGGGCATCCCCGCCTTGACGAAATCTTGTGGGGTGAAGGCCTCAATGCCTTGCTGATAAAACTCAAAGATTAGCCATTCGGCCGACAAGAGGTTCTGCCAAACCcagtcatcaacaccagggGGCCCTTTCTGGGTTGGGAAGATTGGATCCGAAATGTTGCCTGGAAAAGGTCTATCGGTGCCCCAGTAATAATTGTAAAGATTTGACTGGCCTGGAATGGGACCGTATGTGGGATCCGCCAGTCTCTGGGCTTCTCCGGAATAATGAGGCGGTACCAGAGAAGCCGGGGCTGCTCTCACATGGTCGCAAAAGAGCGTCACTGCCCATGCCAGGAGGGGGAATTTGACGGCCATAATGCCGAGAAGTATCGAATCTGAATATCTGAATTGATTGTTTTGGAAGAACCTGAAGGTAGGCTGGGCTGGGAAGATATTATATGAAGACAAAACGGGGGCTGATCCAAGCACGCGATCAACTTGTTTCGATGGTAAATATGACAGACTGGAGGTGGACTTTTGAGATACGAGGGCATGGAAACTACTCACGGAACGGGCCCAAGAACACCCAAGAAAATCCGGCTCAAAACCATCCGGTACGCGATTCATTCCGTCTGCGCACCGGGAGGAAGACTGCAAGTAAAACGTGCGGTAAACTAGGAACGTGGTGTTTTCACACTGAGGCTGCCTCAAAGCCACTCGCAACCGGGCGAACCTTGGGTAAGTAGTCGGTGCGATGAAAGATTCTCGGGTCGGAGTTTTGGGTAACGGTTgcagttgaagaaggaagcaGATTTGGATGGTCCCCCATCAATTGCCGCCGGCCTTGCGTATCGCGACCGACGATGCACCGGCGTATACCAATATTCTCTCGGATATTGCTGAAAAATTCATTGAAAACCTGGATCAAGGCGCCGTGGGTGACGACCTTCCCTTCACGGAATATCAACGGCTGACCGAGCATTCGGGACTGTCTCCAAGCTCCGGGATATTGTCGCACTACATCAAGAGAGGAGACGGTTTTCGTGAGCAATGCTTTTCTCGAACCTCTCACTCTTCTGTTGATTTATACCTACCCTGCGTTTCACCTTTCTGTTATCATGTTCCTGTTTGCCCTCGCAGTGGCAGCGGCTATTTGCGTGTTCCAGCTTGCTCACTCTCTCCAGAGAAAGAAATCTGTCCGACGGCGAAATGACGAAGAAGCAGCTCGGTTGGGATGCAGGCCCGCTCGCGTGATGCCCACCAAGGGGTTCTTGGGGTTCGGCCGGCTTGTTGAGAGTGTCAAGGCCACCAAGGCCGACAGAGGTCCCCAGTACGTCGTCGAGGCCATCGACCAGGAGATGGGCAAAGATGTGCACACCTGTGTGGTCCCGATTGCCGACTACGAGCTTATCGTGACCCGCGATCCCGCTAACGTCCAGGCCATGCTCGCCAGCAAGGCCCCCGACTGGGATGTTGGGGAGCAGAGAAATGCTAGTTGGAAACCGCTTTTTGGCTCCGGCGTCTTCACCAGTAGAGGCGAAGCCTGGAAGCACTCCCGTGCTCTGGTGCGACCTCAGTTCACCAAAGACCAGATCAACGACCTTGCTTTGATCGAGCGCCATGTCCAGCAGTTGTTCTTTGCCATTGACAGATCATACGGAGCCGGTGAGAAGGGATGGACCGCCGGTTTCGACCTGCAGCCCCTCTTTTACAACATGACCCtggacatcaccaccgagcTTATTTATGGGTACTCGGTTCATTCTCAGAACCCATCGGAGCGGGTTGAGTTGCCCGTTATCCCTGGGTATGAACCTCCCGACCGAGAGAATATCGGCACCCACATGGACGCCGGGAAGGCCTGGATAGAGACACGAGGAGCCCTGTGGAAATACCGCTGGCTGCTGCCGACCAAGGAGTTCAACGCCCACTGCGCAGCTGTGCATAAATACGCCGAGTGGTTTGTGCAGTTGAGGCTCCAGCGTGGAGACAAGTATTTGGCCGGGATTCAGTCCGAGACTGGGCTCACCTCCCCGGGTCGCTACATCCTCTTAGATGAGCTCGCAAAGCTAACACAGGACCCCGTTGAGCTGCGCAGCCAGACACTCAACATCCTTACTGCCGGTCGAGACACCACAGCTTCCCTAATTGGATGGGTTTTCTACTTCCTGGCACGCCATCAGGATGTCTTCAACAAGCTACGAGAGCAAATTCTACAACAGTTTGGTCCATaccacccatcccaaccGAGCGGCATCGAGTTCAAAGAGCTGCGAGACTCCATCCCATACATCAACTCGGTCGTTAATGAGGCCCTTCGTATGGCGCCTGTCATCCCGCTCAATGAAAGAGTAGCCGTCCGGGACACGGTTTTGCCGCGGGGCGGCGGGGACGACGGCAACGACCCCATGTTTGTGCCGAAGGGAACGCAGGTCCTCATCCCAACTTACGCCatgacgaggagggatgaTATCTGGGGCCCTGACGTGGATCAATTCCGGCCTGAAAGGTGGGAGGAGAATGGAGGCCGCAAATTCGGCTTCGAATTCATTCCATTTGGCGGCGGTATCCGTCAGTGTTTGGGTCGTGAGTATTCGCTCCTCCCGTGGAGGTTGGCTCAGAAGAACCTGGACTGACAGAAAGACAGAACAATTTGCGCGAACGAAAACCGCATATGTTATTGTGAGATTACTGCAGCGATACGACAAGATCGAGAACGCGCAAGAGCCAGCCGATGCCCCTATGAGGTTCCACCATACCATCGAAAACAGAAGCGGGAGCGGTGTGCAGGTCAGGCTGCACGAGGCATGATTTTCATTGGCGTGTGTTTGTAGTATCGCTCTGCGAATAATTTATCGCGTCCTGGTTTTGAAGCATGTTGATGATCAGGTTTGTGATAAGGCTGTTCGCCAAGACACCCAATACCACTCCAGGATTCTTCTGAGGGAGGGTCAGGACGGCCGGTTCCGAGATTTCCAGACCTCAAACTCCACTGCAGTGCAAGAAAGCTTCAAGGGCCAGGCAAATGAGGGCACCAATCGAGAGTCCTGAAGTATCGCAGGATTAATCCGATAAGGGAAAGAAGCACCCCACATCGCATCATCCCCAAGGCGTGCTATCCCGGCACGCCCGGCTTGATAAGACACCACCTCGGAATGTGTTGTCCAGATCCCCGCACAAATCAAGTTCAAGTCAAACTATTCTTTTCATAAACTTGACTTTCCCTTCCTTTGAATACATTCTTATCATCCGCTCCACATCAATAACGAAAATGACAATCAACAAGACCCTGCGGGGTCACAAACTTTTGATGGTCATGCCCTGGGAACAGCCGGCCGAATTCATTGAGAATCTCAAAGCTGAGTTTCCGGGCTTGCAAGTGGTCACCTATCGACAAACAGAATGGGACCAGACTTGGGCCTCGTTCCCTGACGAGGAATGGAAGGATGTCACCGTCCTCTTGACTTTTACGGTGCTGCCGACGCCGGAACAAGCCCCAAAGCTGGAATACGTCCAACTCATGAGGTAAGAATAGAATGATTGGCACAGGACCAGTACGAAGTACGTGGCATGGCTAATTAAACCTCCCTTTGATGAAGTGCTGGCGCCAACCATGTGTTGGATCTGCCAATCTTCAAGGACACCGAAGTCAAGTTTTGTACAGCCAATGGCGTTCACGGCCCCCAGATATCGGAATGGATCATTGGCACATATCTAGCCTTTCAACATCGATGTGGGTGTTTGGCTTCGCCTCTTCCCTCCTAATACCTAATTTCATCTTTAACACTGACCCATCTCTCCATCCCAGTTCCCCAGTATCATGAAAAGCAGAAAGAAGGCCGATGGGATCGATCTGACTTGAACCTTATTGATGATGCCGTCCAGAAAACAATGTTGGTCTCCCCGTGCTGTTCCCTCCGTGCTTTACCTTTACCGTTATGTTCATCAAGATTAACACGCCGTCAGCGGAATTCTGGGCTATGGCTCAATAGGCCGTCAAACAGCCCGTTTAGCCACTGCCATGGGCATGAACATCCATGCTTacaccctccatcctcgcACTACGCCCGCCTCGAAAAAAGACCATTCTTGGACGCCCCCAGGGCTTGGGGACCCCGATGGGATCTACCCTTCCAAATGGTTCTCGGGCTCTTCGCGCGCAGACTTGCATGCTTTCCTGACCTCTGGGCTGGACCTGCTGGTTATCGCCACCCCCCTGACGCCCAACACTCAACATCTACTCGCAGCGGCCGAGTTTGAGTTGCTGGCGGCGAACGGCAGGAAGGGAAGGACATTCGTTTCCAACATTGCTCGCGGACCTGTGGTCAACACACCAGATATCATTCACGCGCTGAAGGAAGGGTTGATCAAAGGTGCAGCTCTGGATGTGACTGACCCTGAACCTCTTCCAGGTGGACACGAGCTCTGGAGTATGGAAaacgtcatcatcactccccaTGTATCTGGCGCATCGACACATTACAATGAAAGAGTCCTGTCCATCTTGGAATGCAACCTCAAGAGATTGAGCGAGGACACGGAACCGGTCAACAAAGTCAATAAGAGAGAGGGCTATTAGAAGACTCGTTGAAAGGACAAACAAATACCTCGTACTGTTGGATAGGGTGAATTGACTAATGCGGCGGATGCTAAAAAAACAGGAACTTATCTCCCAATCGAAGAGTATGCATTCAATGGCGTGTATCAACCTCTTCTGGCCAAGCTCTAAAGGAGTAACGAGAAACCGACTGTGGATGCTACATCAGTATCTACATTCCATACAgaattaaatattaaatcTACCGAACCTCAACTAGCCATCATAGCATAGAAGTCGGCCTTCTGATTCCcagatcatcaccatcgtcctCGTGGTCTGTCATGTCGAGATCAATATCGCCAAAGTCTGGAATCTCCAAGATGTCTGGTGTTGCCAGCTCGTGTCGGTTGCCGATTGTTTGTGGCATCGGGGAGGGCATTTCGTGCACAGCTGTGGAACTATCGGCTTCGTGGATTGACGTGAACGGGTGTGTGGGCGGTTTCGTCAGCCCCTTCTCTCGAAAGACCAGAGTTGATGTATTGTGTACCGCGGTGCCAGGagtcggaagaggaggaggggcaagAAATGATTCGGACGAAAAGAGCGGCGGAATTGCTGATTTTTCCGTGGTCATCAACCGTTTCTCTTCACGGCGTTTCCATGCTCGATGACCCAGCCatgcgaggacgaggagaacAGCCAGCCCGGCAAGGACGCCGCCAACAATTGCGATAATGACACCGGTGGACGGCCGTCCCCCTCCGACAACTGTTCCGTCAGAACTGTCCGAGCTGTCCGATCCTGGAGGCAACGATGTTGGGTTCGGAAGGGGCGACCCATACTCATCGGTCGGAGTTGCTGTGTTGGAGGGATCGGTCGAGTTTGCCCCACCTGTCGAGCCTGCTACTGCCTGGAAGAACTTCTTGCTTGAAGCTTGTGACGGCGACGTCCCTGATCCGCCGAGAGATTCCAGCTCATTATGACGCCCACTTCCTTCGTCATCGCCATTCCCCTCATTGTCCCCGCTTCCTTTGTCATGACTTGTTTCGCTTCCAGTGCCTCCCTTGCCGCCAGTATTGCCCTCGTCGCCATGCTCCCTACTGCTTCCACCGCCGCTTTGACTTGTTCCGCTTCTACTATCACCACCGCGCCCGCTTCCACTACCGCTACCGCTATCGCTCCCGCTTCCACCACtgctcccactcccactcccactcctattgccgccgccattgccgccgccgcctccggtGCTGGTTCCGCTTCCACTCCCGCTTCCTGTCCCGCCCCCTGAGCCGTTACCACCCCCCGTCGAGGTGCCTGTGCTCGGAGGTGGGTTCCGCCGAACACATCTCCTCTTGATGCGTGGTTCTTCATGAAAcccccacaaccccttccGCGCGATGGATATCGTGTTACCCATCTCTGTGTCTCTTTTCCAACCAGAAGTGTTATGCAGCAAAATAAAAGAAAGGTAGCGAATGCTAAACTGCGCAAAATTGAAAGAGTGTAATCAGTGCTTCACACTGGGAGCCTTCAAAAAATTATGGCCTCGTGTGGGTGGCCGTCCCATGTAGAATGGTGGTCGTTGATAGTCGCACCAAAGACGATGGCCAGGTGTAACCGAGCACAAAAGAGAAAGGAAAGAGGGAAACGCCACGAGGAGGCAAGAcgggagaaaagagaaggcggaggaggtcggggAATGTTCTCCTGGTACGGCGCAGCAGACCACccatgccaccaccaacaacttTGCCCGGTTTTTGGTGTCGACTGTCGATATTGAGGCACTAAGCCCATCCACTTCCAGGAACCCTACTCACCTGTGCCTCGAGGACCTCGACAGGATGCCCGTGGCATCACACCGCAGTGCGTCTGACAATCTCGTGACTCAAAGGTGCACGGACCGTGGATGATGGGCGGGTGTTGGCTCCGGCGAGAACGAGATTATGATTGAGGCACAGGATGCAGGTTAGGTGCAGGTAGATGGGTTGATCATGGTGCCAACAGCAAGTCACCGTCACCTGGGGGCCAGGGGTTGAGGAGTTGGCATGATCGCGCATGCGGGTGCTCATCttgtttgttggtgctgttgatggggaACGCGGCGAACGGAGGCGTGGCATATCACTTCGAGTTTTGAATTGCAGATGCACGACACCTATTTACTGTCATTCCTCATCTGTTGACGAAATAATACGCTGAATGTTTTACTATATGGGTTTTGTTCCAATGATTTTGATGATGTACTCGAACTTCTCACGCTTACGCGAGTGCTCACTTATAGATAGACGGGCGGTGACAACAAAAATGACATCGCTGAGTGAGAAATGAATAGATGAATAAAAACAGAAAACGTCGGAATTTGACCATAACAAGAAAACTGGTGGCACTGGAGATATGTGTAGAAAAAGTGCAAAAGATATGTCGACGTGGGCCTGATTCGAACAGACGCTCCCGAAGGAACAAGATTTCTAGTCTTGCGCATTAGACCACTCTGCCACCACGCCTTATCCATGCAGAGATGGATTTATACTATTTGTACCAATATATTACCGCTCAAATGACAGGGTTGTAAGGCCCGAGGACTTGAAAGAGAAGTCTAAAAACGAACCGGACAATCAACCTTAGGGATTGGTATTCCACCCCATTGCGTGCTGTTGAGCTGGTGAGGTGACTCTGGACGGAAGACCCCGCACCGCACATCAAGGCCAATGCTCCCTTGATGATAGACAGCGTTGCATGATGCACGGCGACACGTGGGCGAGGATGATAACCGTAAAGACCCGGGCCGaatgtggtgatgggtggaaTTCTTCCACCAAAACTTCCAGAAGAGATGCAGGTGCTGCATGACGTTTTGGCTAATTGCGGACCCCCAATCCGAGCTCGAAGCGGAAAGACCCAAGTCGGCGAAATTGAATCTGCCGGCAGTCACCGCCAGCCCAGTCCAAAGACAGCGCGCCAAGAGATTGCCatgtggaggaggcagggGAACCAGCGCCAAAGTGGAGCATGGGGTTGCCCGCTGCAGCGCTGAGTGGACAGCCCTGCAGGGTCGCAGCAGCGGTCAGTGCAGACACCGGCAGTACAGACGCTTTTCTTCCCATCTTCCAGTTCCATGAGGTGCTCAGGTTGTTGATCAGCCTGTTTGACAAGGAAGTCTCTCTCCCCGTTTGCACCCAGGCAACCGCGTCTCgacccttcttttcttt
The window above is part of the Podospora bellae-mahoneyi strain CBS 112042 chromosome 3, whole genome shotgun sequence genome. Proteins encoded here:
- a CDS encoding hypothetical protein (EggNog:ENOG503NZXH; COG:S); the encoded protein is MNRVPDGFEPDFLGCSWARSQGIEAFTPQDFVKAGMPNTTYRRLMEIRNNEAGHLRIFQNQISPTSIKPGRCQYRFPFTEPVGYMALMTVLEISSMAFLTGLVQLPKLDFNKGAMLAIAEVETRHEVWALLDIWKADPFGGPSDTIFPFAGEILDSTNAFIVPGSCPRENPEFPHNRQRLPALSAGKDTVSLTPGSRISLHFDDPRNQPYFNKRIQYYAVFFHATASISVPINTRHWPREEIWVTIPRNFETKGVIVACVADRQGAPTKESVIAGPAVILEQPATLATALLRGKSG
- a CDS encoding hypothetical protein (EggNog:ENOG503NWBF; COG:Q), whose translation is MFLFALAVAAAICVFQLAHSLQRKKSVRRRNDEEAARLGCRPARVMPTKGFLGFGRLVESVKATKADRGPQYVVEAIDQEMGKDVHTCVVPIADYELIVTRDPANVQAMLASKAPDWDVGEQRNASWKPLFGSGVFTSRGEAWKHSRALVRPQFTKDQINDLALIERHVQQLFFAIDRSYGAGEKGWTAGFDLQPLFYNMTLDITTELIYGYSVHSQNPSERVELPVIPGYEPPDRENIGTHMDAGKAWIETRGALWKYRWLLPTKEFNAHCAAVHKYAEWFVQLRLQRGDKYLAGIQSETGLTSPGRYILLDELAKLTQDPVELRSQTLNILTAGRDTTASLIGWVFYFLARHQDVFNKLREQILQQFGPYHPSQPSGIEFKELRDSIPYINSVVNEALRMAPVIPLNERVAVRDTVLPRGGGDDGNDPMFVPKGTQVLIPTYAMTRRDDIWGPDVDQFRPERWEENGGRKFGFEFIPFGGGIRQCLGQQFARTKTAYVIVRLLQRYDKIENAQEPADAPMRFHHTIENRSGSGVQVRLHEA
- a CDS encoding hypothetical protein (COG:C; EggNog:ENOG503P0JE), which encodes MTINKTLRGHKLLMVMPWEQPAEFIENLKAEFPGLQVVTYRQTEWDQTWASFPDEEWKDVTVLLTFTVLPTPEQAPKLEYVQLMSAGANHVLDLPIFKDTEVKFCTANGVHGPQISEWIIGTYLAFQHRFPQYHEKQKEGRWDRSDLNLIDDAVQKTIGILGYGSIGRQTARLATAMGMNIHAYTLHPRTTPASKKDHSWTPPGLGDPDGIYPSKWFSGSSRADLHAFLTSGLDLLVIATPLTPNTQHLLAAAEFELLAANGRKGRTFVSNIARGPVVNTPDIIHALKEGLIKGAALDVTDPEPLPGGHELWSMENVIITPHVSGASTHYNERVLSILECNLKRLSEDTEPVNKVNKREGY